In Humulus lupulus chromosome 6, drHumLupu1.1, whole genome shotgun sequence, a single genomic region encodes these proteins:
- the LOC133782341 gene encoding pentatricopeptide repeat-containing protein At5g46100-like, producing the protein MGSGTLFKWSKNITPSQVEQMIRAEKDIKKAILVFDSATAEFSNGFRHNHNTFGLMISRLVSSNRFRSAEAMLVGMKEEKCDIKEDIFVSICRGYGRVHRPLDAIRVFHKMEDFQCKPTSKSYITIFSILVEENQLKVAYRFYRYMREMGIPPVLTSLNILLKALCKNSETMDAALRMFREMPSRGFTPDSYTYGTLINGLCKLGKVDDAKELFKEMESKGCLPTVVTYTNLIHGLCRSNNLDEAMGLFEEMISKGISPNVFTYSSLMDGFCKGGRSSEALELMHMMISRGHMPNMVTYSSLIYGLCKEGKLQESLEILDRMKLQGLKPDAGQYGKVITGFCDINKFQEAANFIDEMVLDGITPNRIMWSLHVRIHNIVVQGLCTTSNLDRAFQLYLSLRTRGITVDTRTFDTLVEHFCKKGDLHKAARIVDEMMLDGCVPNEDTWRSIVDGFWNRRKVREAAESVQAELLSDFLDPGT; encoded by the coding sequence ATGGGAAGTGGAACTCTATTCAAATGGTCAAAAAATATCACTCCTTCCCAAGTTGAGCAAATGATACGAGCTGAAAAGGACATAAAGAAGGCCATTCTTGTATTTGATTCGGCAACAGCTGAGTTTTCCAATGGTTTTCGACACAATCACAACACATTTGGTCTCATGATCTCTAGATTAGTATCCTCAAACCGTTTCAGATCAGCTGAGGCAATGCTTGTTGGAATGAAGGAGGAGAAGTGTGATATCAAGGAGGACATATTCGTGTCTATCTGCAGAGGGTATGGTCGTGTCCACAGGCCCTTGGATGCTATCAGGGTCTTCCACAAGATGGAAGACTTTCAATGCAAACCAACCTCAAAGTCATACATTACTATATTTTCTATTCTTGTTGAAGAAAACCAGTTAAAGGTAGCATATAGGTTTTACCGGTATATGAGAGAAATGGGTATCCCACCTGTCCTCACTTCCCTTAATATTTTGCTGAAAGCCCTCTGCAAGAATAGTGAAACAATGGATGCAGCTCTTCGTATGTTCCGTGAGATGCCCAGTCGTGGGTTTACTCCAGATTCATATACATATGGTACTTTGATTAATGGGTTGTGTAAATTAGGAAAGGTTGATGACGCAAAGGAGCTATTCAAAGAGATGGAGTCAAAAGGATGTTTGCCCACTGTTGTCACATACACTAACTTGATACATGGTTTGTGCCGGTCAAACAATTTGGATGAAGCTATGGGATTGTTTGAGGAGATGATAAGCAAAGGTATCAGTCCAAATGTGTTTACTTACAGTTCTCTAATGGATGGCTTTTGCAAGGGTGGGCGTTCTTCCGAAGCATTGGAACTAATGCATATGATGATAAGCAGAGGCCATATGCCCAACATGGTCACTTATAGTTCTTTGATCTATGGACTATGTAAAGAAGGAAAGCTTCAAGAATCTCTTGAAATTCTTGACAGAATGAAGCTTCAAGGTTTAAAGCCAGATGCAGGCCAATATGGAAAAGTAATAACTGGGTTTTGTGATATTAATAAGTTTCAGGAAGCAGCAAACTTTATTGATGAGATGGTTCTTGATGGAATCACGCCAAACCGTATAATGTGGAGCCTTCATGTTAGAATCCATAATATTGTTGTCCAAGGCTTATGTACCACCAGCAACTTAGATCGAGCTTTTCAATTATATCTTAGCTTGCGTACAAGGGGTATCACAGTTGATACTAGGACATTTGACACTCTGGTTGAACATTTCTGCAAGAAAGGTGACTTGCATAAAGCTGCTCGAATAGTTGATGAGATGATGCTTGATGGATGTGTTCCAAACGAGGATACTTGGAGATCTATAGTTGATGGATTTTGGAATCGAAGGAAGGTACGAGAAGCTGCTGAGTCAGTGCAAGCTGAGCTATTGAGTGACTTCCTTGATCCTGGAACTTAA